A single window of Senegalia massiliensis DNA harbors:
- a CDS encoding DUF362 domain-containing protein: MAYFINDDCISCGACEPECPVSVISAGDDKYVIDQDGCIDCGACANVCPVDAPQPE, from the coding sequence ATGGCTTATTTTATAAATGATGATTGCATTAGCTGTGGAGCTTGCGAGCCTGAGTGCCCAGTAAGTGTTATTAGTGCAGGTGATGATAAATACGTTATAGATCAAGATGGATGCATTGATTGTGGAGCTTGCGCAAATGTTTGTCCAGTAGATGCTCCTCAACCAGAGTAA
- a CDS encoding PSP1 domain-containing protein: protein MVKVVGVRFKKAGKIYYFDPDETGIQKDNYAIVETARGVEFGQVVVGPKQVTDKEIEDILPLKPVIRIATKEDIENNKENKLKEEHAFTVCTEKIDEHNLEMKLVDVEYTFDNNKVIFYFTADGRVDFRDLVKDLASIFRTRIELRQIGVRDEAKMIGGIGPCGISLCCNTFLGEFDPVSIKMAKEQNLSLNPTKISGLCGRLMCCLRYEHKTYEESIAKLPDIGKKVKTPRGSGIVVDTNPLLEMVKVKIKTEEDLEEIIPFVLDEIK from the coding sequence ATGGTTAAAGTAGTTGGAGTTAGGTTCAAAAAAGCAGGTAAAATATATTATTTTGATCCTGATGAGACTGGAATACAAAAAGATAATTATGCAATAGTAGAAACAGCTAGAGGTGTAGAATTTGGCCAAGTAGTAGTAGGTCCAAAACAAGTAACAGATAAAGAAATAGAAGACATACTACCTCTTAAGCCTGTCATAAGAATTGCTACAAAAGAAGATATAGAAAATAACAAAGAAAATAAATTAAAAGAAGAACATGCATTTACTGTATGTACAGAAAAAATAGATGAACATAATCTTGAAATGAAGTTAGTAGATGTAGAATATACTTTTGATAATAACAAAGTTATCTTTTATTTTACAGCAGATGGTAGAGTAGATTTTAGAGATCTAGTTAAAGATTTAGCTTCAATATTTAGAACTAGAATAGAACTTAGACAAATTGGTGTAAGAGATGAAGCTAAAATGATAGGTGGAATAGGACCTTGTGGAATATCTCTTTGTTGTAATACCTTTTTAGGTGAATTTGATCCTGTAAGTATAAAAATGGCAAAAGAGCAAAACTTATCTCTAAATCCTACAAAGATATCAGGATTATGTGGTAGACTTATGTGTTGTCTTAGATATGAACATAAAACATATGAAGAATCAATAGCAAAATTACCAGATATTGGCAAGAAAGTAAAAACTCCTAGGGGAAGTGGAATAGTTGTAGACACTAATCCACTTCTTGAAATGGTAAAAGTTAAAATTAAGACAGAAGAGGATTTAGAAGAAATAATTCCATTTGTATTAGATGAAATAAAATAA
- a CDS encoding AbrB/MazE/SpoVT family DNA-binding domain-containing protein: MKSTGIVRKVDELGRVVLPIELRRTLDIAERDALEIFVDGEKIILKKYAPACIFCGEAEGVSQFKGKNICEDCKSEIK; the protein is encoded by the coding sequence ATGAAATCAACTGGTATTGTAAGAAAAGTGGACGAGCTTGGAAGAGTTGTTCTACCAATCGAACTAAGAAGAACATTAGACATAGCTGAAAGAGATGCTCTAGAAATATTTGTAGACGGAGAAAAAATTATACTTAAAAAATATGCTCCAGCATGTATATTCTGTGGAGAAGCAGAAGGAGTAAGTCAATTTAAAGGAAAAAATATTTGTGAAGATTGTAAATCTGAAATTAAATAA
- a CDS encoding diguanylate cyclase gives MITIKNISEEIYNKINYAKSIVSIYPDEAIKISKDACKLAKSSNLVIEEAYAFLSVSLGSRIKSDISNILDYSYKALVIFRQENHTVGQAKSLNLIGIAYFYNDMYEEAIKNFLEADNLLKFNEDESLVSSVLNNIGEVYRELEVYDKAVYYYNKAIDTIFQNNYTLNHAAILGNIGEVYFTKKEYEKALEVFNKAYKLLDCDNDMISIGELENRIGQVYFVMKNFKKAKEYYFRSFKRLQNINNKYYVIDVLINIAELYIEMSTGRALNFYEKAMEFAETVGSKNKLCNVYRLISEYHEKEGDYKNSLEYYKKYSNINQEIMSSKLKSKLEILNIEFQNIDETVEVEKIRIRLENEISRQKYELENIKNSNKILEKKVYEDDLTGIKNRRSINLHLKNILNKTSKSLVALFMIDIDKFKIYNDYWGHVEGDLCIKKVVDCIKRIQIERNDTFGRYGGEEFVYISNCINYEQAFNLANIIRMEVENSGLYYIYKGEKKFVTISIGGVIGNSSDFNSIQDIMELADKELYRAKNMGRNRVFLRKVIS, from the coding sequence TTGATTACCATAAAAAATATATCAGAAGAAATATATAATAAAATTAACTATGCAAAAAGTATAGTATCTATATATCCAGATGAGGCTATTAAAATAAGTAAAGATGCCTGTAAGTTAGCTAAATCTAGTAATTTAGTAATAGAGGAAGCTTATGCATTTCTTAGTGTTTCTTTGGGTAGTAGAATAAAGTCAGATATAAGTAATATACTTGACTATTCATATAAAGCTCTTGTGATATTTAGACAAGAAAACCATACTGTAGGACAAGCAAAATCACTAAACCTTATAGGAATTGCATACTTTTATAATGATATGTATGAAGAAGCTATAAAAAATTTTTTAGAGGCAGATAATTTATTAAAATTTAATGAAGATGAATCTTTGGTAAGTAGTGTTTTGAATAATATTGGAGAAGTATATAGAGAATTAGAGGTGTATGATAAGGCTGTTTATTATTATAATAAAGCTATTGATACTATATTTCAGAATAACTATACTTTAAATCATGCAGCTATACTTGGGAATATTGGTGAAGTTTATTTTACTAAAAAAGAGTATGAAAAAGCACTTGAAGTATTTAATAAAGCATATAAATTGCTTGATTGTGATAATGATATGATTAGCATCGGAGAGCTTGAAAATAGAATAGGACAAGTTTACTTTGTTATGAAAAACTTTAAAAAAGCTAAAGAGTATTATTTTAGATCTTTTAAAAGACTTCAAAACATAAATAATAAATATTATGTGATAGATGTATTGATAAATATAGCAGAGCTTTATATTGAGATGTCAACGGGAAGAGCATTAAATTTTTATGAAAAAGCTATGGAATTTGCAGAAACTGTTGGATCTAAAAATAAACTTTGTAATGTATATAGACTTATTTCTGAATATCATGAAAAAGAAGGGGATTATAAGAATTCTTTAGAATATTACAAAAAATATTCTAATATAAATCAAGAAATTATGAGTTCAAAGCTAAAGAGTAAATTAGAAATATTAAATATAGAATTTCAAAATATTGATGAGACAGTAGAAGTTGAAAAGATAAGAATAAGACTTGAAAATGAAATATCTAGACAAAAATATGAGCTTGAAAATATAAAAAATTCAAATAAAATTCTTGAAAAGAAAGTTTATGAAGATGATTTAACAGGAATTAAAAATAGAAGAAGCATAAATTTACATCTTAAAAATATTTTAAATAAAACATCAAAAAGTTTAGTGGCATTATTTATGATAGATATAGATAAGTTTAAAATATATAATGATTATTGGGGACATGTTGAAGGGGATTTATGCATAAAAAAAGTTGTAGATTGTATAAAGAGAATTCAAATAGAAAGAAATGATACTTTTGGAAGATATGGAGGGGAAGAATTCGTATATATTTCTAATTGTATAAATTATGAACAGGCTTTTAATCTAGCTAATATTATTCGAATGGAAGTTGAAAATAGTGGTCTTTATTATATATATAAAGGAGAAAAGAAGTTTGTAACAATAAGTATTGGGGGAGTAATAGGTAATAGTTCGGATTTCAATTCCATACAAGATATTATGGAACTTGCTGATAAAGAGCTTTATAGAGCTAAAAATATGGGAAGAAATAGAGTGTTTTTAAGAAAGGTGATTTCATGA
- the rsmI gene encoding 16S rRNA (cytidine(1402)-2'-O)-methyltransferase — MSTVGKLFICPTPIGNLEDITIRTLNTLKSVDLIAAEDTRHTLKLLNHFDIKKPLISYHEHNKKEKSEVLIEKLYDGDNIALVSDAGMPGISDPGSDMVKKSIDNGIEVDVLPGATASILGLILSGLSTEKFVFEGFLSSKQKERIERLTELKLEYRTIIFYESPHRLKDMLEDLLEILGNRNISVARELTKKYQEVIRSDIREALDRFKKQSPKGEFVIVVEGVDKEDIKDIEDDLWASLTIKEHILEYMKKGYSKKESVKKVSKERNIPKREVYKESIDL, encoded by the coding sequence ATGAGTACAGTAGGAAAATTATTTATATGTCCTACACCTATAGGAAACTTGGAAGATATAACAATAAGAACATTAAATACACTTAAAAGTGTAGATTTAATAGCAGCAGAAGATACTAGACATACTTTAAAATTATTAAATCATTTCGATATTAAAAAGCCTCTTATTTCTTATCATGAACATAATAAAAAAGAAAAATCTGAAGTTTTGATAGAAAAACTATATGATGGTGATAATATTGCACTTGTAAGTGATGCAGGTATGCCTGGTATATCTGATCCTGGTAGTGATATGGTAAAAAAATCAATAGATAATGGAATAGAAGTAGATGTATTACCTGGTGCTACAGCTAGTATACTTGGATTAATATTATCTGGACTTTCTACAGAGAAATTTGTATTTGAAGGATTTCTTTCTTCTAAACAAAAAGAAAGAATAGAGAGATTAACAGAACTAAAATTAGAATATAGAACAATAATTTTTTATGAGTCTCCTCATAGGCTAAAAGATATGTTAGAAGACTTATTAGAAATTTTAGGAAATCGAAACATATCAGTAGCACGAGAACTGACTAAGAAATATCAAGAGGTTATTAGAAGTGACATAAGAGAGGCACTAGATAGATTTAAAAAACAATCACCAAAAGGTGAATTTGTAATTGTAGTTGAAGGTGTAGATAAAGAAGATATAAAAGATATAGAGGATGATTTATGGGCTAGCTTAACTATAAAAGAACATATATTAGAATATATGAAAAAAGGATATAGCAAAAAAGAGTCTGTAAAAAAGGTATCTAAGGAAAGAAATATTCCAAAAAGAGAAGTATATAAAGAGAGTATTGATTTATAG
- a CDS encoding tRNA1(Val) (adenine(37)-N6)-methyltransferase: MLKENERIDDIELKGLKIIQNKDGFCFGIDAVLIANFCEIKKNATVVDLGTGTGIIPLILWGKNNIRKIYGIEVQKEVAEMAQRSMKLNNLEEQIEILNIDLKDTDKYIKRDLVDVVVSNPPYMSSGDGIVNPSDKKAISRHEILCNLEDVIVSAKKVLKDNGKFFMIHRPHRLADIVELLRKHRLEPKTMRFVYPKMGKSPNMVLIKASKYGNPELKIKPPLYVYDQNGNYTKEINEIYGRLD, from the coding sequence ATGCTTAAAGAAAATGAAAGAATTGATGATATTGAGCTTAAGGGGCTCAAAATAATTCAAAATAAAGATGGTTTTTGTTTTGGAATAGATGCTGTTTTAATTGCAAATTTTTGTGAAATAAAAAAGAATGCAACTGTAGTAGATCTAGGCACAGGTACTGGAATAATACCCCTTATATTATGGGGGAAAAATAATATAAGAAAAATATATGGGATAGAAGTGCAAAAAGAAGTTGCAGAAATGGCACAAAGAAGCATGAAGTTAAATAATTTAGAAGAACAAATTGAAATATTAAATATAGATCTAAAAGATACAGATAAATATATAAAAAGAGATTTAGTAGATGTAGTAGTATCTAATCCACCATATATGAGTAGTGGAGATGGTATTGTAAATCCAAGTGATAAAAAAGCTATATCTAGACATGAAATATTATGTAATTTAGAAGATGTAATAGTAAGTGCAAAAAAGGTTCTGAAAGATAATGGTAAGTTTTTTATGATACATAGACCACACAGACTTGCAGATATAGTAGAACTCTTAAGAAAACATAGACTGGAACCAAAAACAATGAGATTTGTATATCCAAAAATGGGTAAATCACCAAATATGGTACTTATTAAAGCATCAAAATATGGAAATCCAGAGCTTAAAATTAAACCTCCATTATATGTGTATGACCAAAATGGAAATTATACAAAGGAAATAAATGAGATATATGGCAGATTAGATTAG
- a CDS encoding ATP-binding protein has translation MKVVGLTTQQEVFIGSKEKPFRINEFLIIEDKSQGELMGEIVETSSYNRYIPLNINDGMVDSSVLESLNAIGYNIDDETIHIGKLRLLNEAQYPVETASDVRSPKFYEVKDIMVKQRPDEGLVMGIIKSTDEMIKDMDNELRDISPIFSDGTLIAQKEIPFIFDIKSMHQYPHIGIFGGSGSGKSFGMRVLLEETMKLGIPAIVLDPHFEMDFSNSAPYLDKKDTVDFSERFQCLQIGHDIGVKFKDLNTSDLKNLLDASGKLSDAMSNAIDMLHKRKDTFQSFNDRLKNLSRGQDIGSTQKIDKLIAAEQNYTEIERLKDIKELFDKYDKTCPASSVKGIIWRLNRLYNDGVFSNDINAIYDGLNTGKLLVIQGNVRLLQVFSTYLLNNIYHKRRDYKDAQYKNTAGDYFPPFIIATDEAHNFAPKGYDSPSKSILKEISQEGRKYGVFLLLATQRPTLLDETITAQLNTKLVFRTVRSSDIQTIKEETDLTAEEAKRLPYLRSGDSFISSAIMGRTFSIRIRAALTTSPHTINPFDELKNMKNEKNDKLLELIKDKLPITDLNMSNVIAEIEEENNNEKSFTSKDLQQALETLVKEGLIEKTKNAFATTYKEKQE, from the coding sequence ATGAAAGTAGTAGGACTTACTACACAACAAGAGGTATTTATAGGTTCAAAAGAGAAACCATTTAGGATAAATGAATTTTTAATTATAGAGGATAAATCTCAAGGCGAATTAATGGGTGAAATAGTAGAAACAAGTTCATACAATAGATATATTCCACTTAATATAAATGATGGAATGGTAGATTCTTCTGTGCTAGAATCCTTAAATGCTATAGGTTACAATATAGATGATGAAACTATACATATAGGAAAATTAAGATTATTAAATGAAGCTCAGTACCCTGTAGAAACAGCATCTGATGTGAGAAGCCCTAAATTTTATGAAGTAAAAGATATAATGGTAAAACAGAGGCCAGATGAAGGGCTTGTTATGGGAATTATAAAAAGCACAGATGAAATGATAAAAGATATGGATAATGAATTAAGAGATATTTCTCCTATATTTAGTGATGGAACATTAATTGCTCAAAAAGAAATACCATTTATATTTGATATAAAAAGCATGCATCAATATCCTCATATAGGAATATTTGGTGGTTCCGGATCAGGAAAATCTTTTGGTATGAGAGTTTTACTTGAAGAAACTATGAAGCTTGGTATACCTGCTATAGTACTTGATCCTCATTTTGAAATGGATTTTTCAAATTCTGCACCCTATTTAGATAAAAAAGATACAGTAGATTTTAGTGAAAGGTTTCAATGTCTTCAAATAGGACATGATATAGGTGTGAAATTTAAAGACTTAAATACTTCAGATCTAAAAAATTTGCTTGATGCTTCAGGAAAATTATCAGATGCCATGAGTAATGCAATAGATATGCTTCATAAAAGAAAAGATACATTTCAAAGTTTTAATGATAGATTAAAAAATTTATCAAGAGGTCAAGATATAGGTTCAACTCAAAAAATAGATAAACTTATAGCAGCTGAACAAAATTATACAGAAATTGAAAGACTAAAAGATATAAAAGAATTATTTGATAAGTATGACAAAACTTGTCCTGCAAGTTCTGTAAAAGGAATAATATGGAGACTTAATAGACTATATAATGATGGAGTATTCAGTAATGATATAAATGCTATATATGATGGATTAAATACAGGAAAACTTTTAGTAATACAAGGAAATGTTAGATTGCTTCAGGTATTTTCCACATATTTATTAAATAATATTTATCATAAGAGAAGAGATTATAAAGATGCACAATATAAAAATACAGCAGGGGATTATTTTCCCCCATTTATCATAGCAACAGATGAAGCACATAATTTTGCACCAAAAGGATATGATTCTCCTTCAAAATCTATACTAAAAGAAATATCACAAGAAGGAAGAAAGTATGGTGTATTTTTACTTTTAGCAACTCAAAGACCTACACTTTTAGATGAAACAATAACAGCACAGTTAAATACAAAATTAGTATTTAGAACAGTTAGAAGTTCAGACATTCAAACAATAAAAGAAGAGACAGATTTAACAGCAGAAGAAGCAAAAAGACTTCCTTATTTAAGATCAGGTGATTCTTTTATTTCATCTGCTATTATGGGTAGAACTTTTTCAATAAGAATAAGGGCAGCACTTACTACAAGTCCTCATACTATAAACCCATTTGATGAACTTAAAAATATGAAGAATGAAAAAAATGATAAATTGTTAGAATTAATAAAAGATAAGTTACCAATAACTGACTTAAATATGAGTAATGTAATAGCAGAAATTGAAGAAGAAAATAATAATGAAAAGTCATTTACTTCAAAAGATTTACAACAAGCTTTAGAAACCTTAGTAAAAGAAGGATTAATTGAAAAAACTAAAAATGCATTTGCCACAACTTATAAAGAGAAACAAGAATGA
- a CDS encoding DNA double-strand break repair nuclease NurA, with amino-acid sequence MLEIDEKLKNVVFELNDILREKYQNISNIDIKDIKNIITENVGNIRKSRILSKNELKEYAENGGIVAVDGSNNKFGGAYPHFIELYQGLAKNSLKNDAPIIEVDFYTPLYMERESEIIDKLAKDNPTKVEIDSFIKNYKLSCIELKAAIGAAEKLNPKVIMMDGSLIRYKIECADKWKELKEICNEKDIILIGVVKDIKTNIIGTILSEKEYLNPPMSFLYDRELLYGVLDIGELLIPEKKNTPKYEEGLSSLFIRSSKSPMITGVDILSSQESYLKEMANLVYTLTPENSRGIPLWIDIIDKEVRISDKLMLGLLDKYLDRNILEKLFVSERSKRTL; translated from the coding sequence GTGCTAGAAATAGATGAAAAGCTCAAGAATGTAGTTTTTGAATTAAATGATATTTTAAGAGAAAAATACCAAAATATATCTAATATAGATATAAAAGATATTAAAAATATTATAACTGAAAACGTAGGAAATATAAGAAAAAGTCGAATTTTGTCGAAAAATGAATTAAAAGAGTATGCTGAAAATGGTGGAATAGTTGCTGTAGATGGTTCAAATAATAAATTTGGTGGAGCTTATCCTCATTTTATAGAATTATATCAAGGTCTTGCTAAAAATTCACTTAAAAATGATGCGCCTATAATTGAAGTTGACTTTTATACTCCACTGTATATGGAAAGAGAAAGTGAAATAATTGATAAATTAGCGAAGGACAACCCTACTAAAGTAGAGATAGATTCTTTTATTAAAAATTATAAATTATCTTGTATAGAATTAAAAGCTGCAATAGGTGCAGCAGAAAAGTTAAATCCAAAGGTAATAATGATGGATGGTTCTCTTATAAGGTATAAGATAGAATGTGCTGATAAGTGGAAGGAATTAAAAGAAATATGTAATGAAAAGGATATAATATTAATAGGAGTAGTAAAGGATATAAAGACTAATATAATAGGTACAATACTTTCTGAAAAAGAATATTTGAATCCACCTATGAGTTTTTTATATGATAGAGAACTTTTATATGGTGTATTAGATATAGGAGAACTTTTAATTCCAGAGAAAAAAAACACACCAAAATATGAAGAAGGCCTTAGTTCACTTTTTATTCGTTCATCTAAATCCCCTATGATTACAGGAGTAGATATATTATCTTCTCAGGAAAGCTATTTGAAGGAGATGGCAAACTTAGTATATACATTAACTCCAGAAAATAGTAGAGGTATACCGCTTTGGATTGATATAATAGATAAAGAAGTAAGAATATCAGATAAATTAATGCTAGGACTTTTAGATAAATATTTAGATAGAAATATACTTGAAAAATTATTTGTATCAGAACGAAGTAAAAGGACACTTTAA
- the holB gene encoding DNA polymerase III subunit delta', giving the protein MNFNDIIGQNIIKNRLQHAIKNKHIAHAYIFQGEAGIGKTMMAKVFSKALLCKENGINSCDKCSSCIKFDSLNHPDFHIEEKEGKSFKKEQVEEMMKKIRTLPYEEGKKVFLIKSADKMTVEAQNAFLKTLEEPPEDTIIILIVENTKGLLPTIISRSQILKFSPLKNQEIETYIENKYNIQNEKAHFIASFSKGNMGKAIDLADSDEFNALREELINIISSSIDKESFRVFSQSDFFEENSENIELIFNMMLTWFRDLLIYKNTDRNELIINNDKKNVLREQAFKLSNRKIHDIIDNILETEDNIKSNVNIKISIELLLLNIGG; this is encoded by the coding sequence ATGAATTTTAATGATATTATAGGTCAAAACATTATAAAAAATAGGCTTCAACATGCTATAAAAAATAAACATATAGCACATGCATACATATTTCAAGGTGAAGCTGGAATTGGTAAAACAATGATGGCAAAAGTATTTTCAAAAGCTCTTCTGTGTAAAGAAAATGGTATAAATTCATGTGATAAATGTAGTTCTTGTATTAAATTTGATTCCTTAAATCATCCAGATTTTCATATAGAAGAAAAGGAAGGTAAATCATTTAAAAAAGAACAAGTGGAAGAAATGATGAAAAAAATTAGGACATTACCTTATGAAGAAGGTAAAAAAGTATTTTTAATAAAAAGTGCTGATAAAATGACAGTGGAAGCACAAAATGCATTTTTGAAGACATTAGAAGAACCGCCAGAAGATACTATAATAATATTAATAGTAGAAAATACTAAAGGATTACTTCCTACTATAATATCTAGAAGTCAGATATTAAAATTTTCCCCTTTAAAAAATCAAGAAATTGAAACCTATATAGAAAATAAATATAATATCCAAAATGAAAAAGCACATTTTATAGCTAGTTTTTCTAAAGGTAATATGGGGAAAGCTATAGATTTAGCTGATTCTGATGAATTTAATGCCTTAAGGGAAGAACTGATAAATATAATTAGTAGTAGTATAGATAAAGAAAGTTTTAGAGTGTTTAGTCAAAGTGATTTTTTTGAAGAAAATAGTGAAAATATAGAATTAATATTTAATATGATGTTAACTTGGTTTAGAGACTTATTAATTTATAAAAATACAGATAGAAATGAACTTATAATAAATAATGATAAAAAAAATGTGCTTAGAGAACAAGCATTTAAGCTTTCTAATAGGAAAATTCATGATATAATAGATAATATATTAGAAACAGAAGATAATATAAAGAGTAATGTCAATATTAAAATTAGTATAGAATTACTTCTCTTAAATATAGGGGGTTAA
- a CDS encoding HD domain-containing protein produces MKKLKMHLPQLIKRNKNDLSRYIKIKTGYKKVKEVIYMDSIFSLLKDISEKEDTKIYVIGGYLRDFLIGRVTKKMKLLVKGDTATIAKNFAEKVDIDIIPEDNSFKVIDIDRDLKIEFLPLEQDINSYLRNRGITIQSLAIDVSKFSGDMKESIIDPTGGFDDIEENKIRIWDSEVLRKRPIMMIKAVSLMSELDFGMDDNTIKIINENKKLVSQIDGKELGDQVFKILRNRKSYHYFGFMDKELNILEEIFPEVSEMKDVGECKYHVVDSFTHSLYVLKLTENIIYYEGYFEDHIRKAYEKHVCEEIVGEHTRMELIKLAAFFHDVGKPSARKVDDKGRVRFKGHEITGAEIIKNISERFKLSIKERDILYRIVAKHMYPLVSYKSNDVSSKFLYKMFKETKEETLDILLIALSDIVGTRKLLHPDEEMGKFKIHVEFMANNYITRFEESQDISDVITAADILEEFELPEELLVSKILEEIRKAIFMGKIGRNKNSIMKYLKNIL; encoded by the coding sequence TTGAAAAAACTAAAAATGCATTTGCCACAACTTATAAAGAGAAACAAGAATGATTTATCTAGGTATATAAAGATAAAAACTGGGTATAAGAAAGTAAAGGAAGTGATATATATGGATAGTATTTTTTCCCTATTAAAGGATATAAGTGAAAAAGAAGATACAAAAATATATGTTATAGGCGGATATTTGAGAGATTTTCTAATAGGTAGAGTAACCAAAAAAATGAAGCTACTTGTAAAAGGTGATACAGCTACTATTGCAAAGAACTTTGCTGAAAAAGTAGATATTGATATTATACCTGAAGATAATTCTTTTAAAGTGATTGATATAGATAGAGATTTAAAAATAGAGTTTTTACCATTGGAACAAGATATAAATTCATATCTTAGAAACAGAGGAATTACAATACAATCGCTTGCAATAGATGTATCTAAGTTTTCAGGAGATATGAAAGAAAGTATAATAGACCCTACTGGTGGATTTGATGATATAGAAGAAAATAAAATTAGAATATGGGATAGCGAAGTATTAAGAAAAAGACCTATAATGATGATAAAAGCAGTAAGTCTAATGAGTGAACTTGATTTTGGTATGGATGATAATACTATAAAGATTATAAATGAAAATAAGAAGCTAGTATCTCAAATTGATGGAAAGGAACTTGGAGATCAAGTATTTAAGATACTTAGGAATAGAAAATCTTATCATTATTTTGGCTTTATGGATAAAGAATTAAATATATTAGAGGAAATATTCCCTGAAGTATCAGAAATGAAAGATGTAGGGGAATGTAAATATCATGTAGTAGATTCATTTACTCATTCATTATATGTTCTTAAACTTACTGAAAATATCATATATTATGAAGGTTATTTTGAAGATCATATAAGGAAAGCCTATGAAAAGCATGTATGTGAGGAAATAGTAGGTGAGCATACTAGAATGGAACTTATAAAACTAGCAGCATTTTTCCATGATGTAGGTAAACCTTCAGCTAGAAAAGTAGATGATAAAGGAAGAGTAAGATTTAAAGGACATGAGATAACTGGAGCAGAAATAATAAAGAACATATCAGAAAGGTTTAAATTAAGTATAAAAGAAAGAGATATATTATATAGAATAGTAGCAAAGCACATGTATCCACTAGTATCATATAAATCAAATGATGTAAGTTCTAAATTCTTATATAAGATGTTTAAAGAAACTAAAGAAGAGACATTAGATATACTATTAATAGCACTTTCAGATATAGTAGGCACAAGAAAACTATTGCACCCAGATGAGGAAATGGGTAAATTCAAAATACATGTAGAGTTCATGGCAAATAATTATATTACAAGATTTGAAGAATCACAAGATATTTCAGATGTAATTACAGCAGCTGATATATTAGAAGAATTTGAGTTGCCAGAAGAGTTACTTGTATCAAAAATATTAGAAGAAATTAGAAAAGCAATATTTATGGGTAAGATAGGTAGGAATAAGAATTCTATTATGAAGTATTTGAAAAATATATTGTAA
- a CDS encoding GNAT family N-acetyltransferase: protein MNRKERKIYMENFNEIWDIYNESFPKDEKRDLKLQKKILKNPRYKMKPLKDGEEIVGFITTWDLDEFLFVEHFAIDEKHRGKSYGKKFLERLIDTTNKKIVLEVEKPNTIQAKRRINFYERLKFKLNKYPYEQPAYDKEKESIPLMIMTYPNAIEKEEFNIVKNKLYNVVYSNRN, encoded by the coding sequence ATGAATAGAAAAGAAAGGAAAATTTACATGGAAAACTTTAATGAAATATGGGATATATATAATGAATCTTTTCCCAAAGATGAAAAGAGAGATTTAAAATTACAAAAAAAGATATTAAAAAATCCTAGGTATAAAATGAAACCTTTAAAAGATGGTGAAGAAATAGTGGGTTTTATAACAACATGGGATTTAGATGAGTTCTTATTTGTAGAACATTTTGCAATAGATGAAAAACATAGAGGGAAAAGTTATGGAAAGAAATTTTTAGAAAGGCTTATAGACACAACAAATAAAAAGATTGTATTAGAAGTAGAAAAACCAAATACAATTCAAGCAAAAAGAAGAATTAACTTTTATGAAAGGTTAAAATTTAAGTTAAATAAATATCCATATGAGCAACCAGCTTATGATAAAGAAAAAGAATCTATACCATTAATGATTATGACATATCCTAATGCTATAGAAAAAGAAGAATTTAATATAGTTAAAAATAAGTTATATAATGTTGTGTATTCAAATAGAAATTGA